One stretch of Cohnella algarum DNA includes these proteins:
- the prfB gene encoding peptide chain release factor 2 (programmed frameshift) produces MSVIDGTIKQDLRETAKRLQQLRGSLDLDLKLEMIANFEVKMSAPDFWDDNEKAQGVISELNAIKGVVDQFKALSSEQEDLEAMLEILEEESDEAMEAEFVANVGQLASKVDSFELQLLLNQPYDKSHAILELHPGAGGTESQDWAQMLYRMYTRWAEKRGFKVEVLDFLPGDEAGIKSVTIMVRGYNAYGYLKAEKGVHRLVRISPFDASGRRHTSFVSCDVVPEIPDDLEVEIRPEDLRVDTYRSSGAGGQHINKTESAVRITHLPTGIVVACQTERSQIQNRDRAMKMLQSKLYELKIQEQQKELAAIRGEQMDIAWGSQIRSYVFHPYSMVKDHRTNVETGNVQAVMDGDLDAFIDGYLRSQIRKPEA; encoded by the exons ATGTCCGTCATCGATGGAACGATCAAGCAAGACCTTCGCGAAACCGCGAAGCGACTCCAGCAACTCAGGGGGTCTCTT GACTTAGATCTGAAGCTGGAAATGATCGCGAACTTTGAAGTGAAGATGTCCGCGCCCGATTTTTGGGACGACAACGAAAAGGCGCAGGGCGTCATCTCCGAATTGAACGCCATCAAAGGCGTCGTGGATCAATTCAAAGCGTTGTCCTCGGAGCAGGAAGACCTCGAGGCGATGCTGGAGATTTTGGAAGAAGAGTCGGACGAAGCGATGGAGGCCGAATTTGTCGCGAACGTCGGCCAGCTCGCCTCCAAAGTCGACAGCTTCGAATTGCAGCTTCTGCTCAATCAGCCCTACGACAAGTCGCATGCCATCCTCGAGCTGCATCCCGGCGCCGGCGGCACCGAATCGCAGGACTGGGCGCAAATGCTGTACCGGATGTACACGCGCTGGGCCGAGAAGCGGGGCTTCAAGGTCGAGGTGCTCGACTTTTTGCCGGGCGACGAAGCGGGAATCAAGAGCGTGACCATCATGGTGCGCGGCTATAACGCCTACGGGTATTTAAAGGCGGAAAAAGGCGTTCACCGGCTCGTCCGCATCTCGCCGTTCGACGCTTCCGGGCGCCGGCATACGTCGTTCGTTTCCTGCGACGTCGTGCCGGAAATTCCGGATGACCTCGAAGTGGAAATTCGCCCGGAAGATTTGCGGGTCGATACGTACCGTTCCAGCGGCGCCGGCGGCCAGCACATCAACAAGACCGAGTCGGCCGTGCGGATTACGCACCTTCCGACGGGCATCGTCGTCGCGTGCCAGACCGAACGCTCCCAAATCCAGAACCGCGACCGCGCCATGAAAATGCTGCAGTCGAAGCTGTACGAGCTGAAGATCCAGGAGCAGCAAAAGGAACTGGCCGCCATTCGCGGCGAGCAGATGGATATCGCCTGGGGCAGCCAGATCCGCTCCTACGTTTTCCACCCGTACAGCATGGTCAAGGACCATCGGACGAACGTGGAAACGGGCAACGTGCAGGCGGTCATGGACGGCGATCTCGACGCGTTCATCGACGGCTACCTGCGGAGTCAGATTCGGAAACCGGAAGCCTGA
- the secA gene encoding preprotein translocase subunit SecA: MLGLVKKIFGDANEREVKRLMKTVDQINALEPKISALSDEQLRAKTQEFRDRLATEEEDLDDVMPEAFAVVREASKRVLNMRHFDVQLIGGMVLHSGKIAEMKTGEGKTLVGTLPVYLNALLGKGVHVVTVNDYLAQRDSQLMGQIYEFLGMTVGCNLNGLSHEEKQRAYACDITYGTNNEFGFDYLRDNMVLYKEQMVQRPLQFAIIDEVDSILVDEARTPLIISGQAQKSTQLYYAADRFVSRLTETEDYTIDLKMRSIALTDAGVTKAEQAFGIDNLFSHEHVLLNHHISQALRARYIMRRDVDYVVQEEEVIIVDEFTGRLMAGRRYSDGLHQAIEAKEGLQVQNESMTLATITFQNYFRMYRKLAGMTGTAKTEEEEFKRIYNLEVVQIPTNRQMIRKDMPDVVYKSQNGKFRAVVEEIAARHQTGQPVLVGTVSIENSERISEMLKKKGIKHQVLNAKYHAEEAAIIANAGQRGTVTIATNMAGRGTDILLGEGVAELGGLHIIGTERHESRRIDNQLRGRAGRQGDPGSSQFYLSMEDELMRRFGADNIMGMMERLGFDEDSPIESKLITRAIESAQKRVEGSNFDARRIVLQYDDVINLQREKIYGDRRQILNSDNIREIVSGMIKSVVERAIEKHCPDEEIPEDWAMDELVSYFHKTLLPEDRLNKDELWGKEKDEMAEVVLAKTEQLYDEREEQIGVETMREFEKVVVLRAVDSKWMDHIDAMDQLRQGIHLRAYGGNDPLREYQFEGHNMFLAMVERIEEEISLYIMKATVESNVKREAVAEGQAVDSKAEEAPKKPKVKGTAERVGRNDPCPCGSGKKYKMCHGRIE; this comes from the coding sequence ATGCTCGGATTGGTAAAAAAGATTTTCGGAGACGCAAACGAGAGAGAAGTCAAACGGTTAATGAAAACCGTCGACCAAATCAACGCCCTGGAGCCGAAGATATCCGCTTTGTCGGATGAACAGCTGCGCGCCAAGACGCAGGAATTCCGCGACCGTCTGGCGACGGAAGAGGAAGACCTGGACGATGTGATGCCCGAAGCGTTCGCCGTCGTGCGGGAAGCTTCCAAGCGCGTGCTGAATATGCGGCATTTCGATGTGCAACTGATCGGCGGGATGGTGCTTCATTCCGGCAAAATCGCAGAGATGAAAACCGGCGAAGGCAAAACGCTGGTCGGCACGCTTCCGGTCTATTTGAACGCGCTGCTCGGCAAGGGCGTGCACGTCGTGACCGTGAACGACTACCTGGCCCAGCGCGACAGCCAGCTGATGGGACAAATATACGAATTTCTCGGCATGACGGTCGGCTGCAACCTGAACGGCCTGTCGCACGAAGAGAAGCAGCGCGCCTATGCCTGCGACATCACGTACGGAACGAACAACGAGTTCGGCTTCGACTATTTGCGCGACAACATGGTTCTATACAAGGAGCAGATGGTTCAACGTCCGCTTCAGTTTGCGATCATCGACGAAGTGGACTCCATTCTCGTCGACGAGGCGCGGACGCCGCTCATCATTTCCGGCCAAGCGCAAAAGTCCACGCAGCTCTATTACGCGGCGGACCGTTTCGTCAGCCGGCTGACGGAGACCGAAGATTACACGATCGACCTGAAAATGCGAAGCATCGCGCTCACGGACGCCGGCGTGACGAAGGCGGAGCAGGCATTCGGCATCGATAACCTGTTCTCCCACGAGCACGTCCTGCTGAACCACCATATCAGCCAGGCGCTGCGCGCGCGTTATATTATGAGGCGCGACGTCGATTATGTCGTGCAGGAAGAAGAAGTCATTATCGTCGACGAGTTCACCGGCCGCCTGATGGCGGGGCGCCGCTACAGCGACGGCCTGCACCAGGCGATCGAGGCGAAGGAAGGCCTCCAGGTTCAAAACGAGAGCATGACGCTCGCGACGATCACATTCCAGAACTACTTCCGGATGTACCGGAAGCTGGCCGGCATGACCGGCACGGCGAAGACCGAGGAAGAAGAGTTCAAGCGGATCTACAACCTCGAAGTCGTGCAAATTCCGACGAACCGTCAAATGATCCGCAAAGATATGCCGGACGTCGTCTACAAATCGCAAAACGGCAAATTCCGCGCGGTCGTGGAGGAGATCGCCGCCCGTCACCAAACCGGCCAGCCGGTTCTGGTCGGCACGGTGTCGATCGAAAACTCCGAGCGCATTTCCGAAATGCTCAAAAAGAAGGGCATCAAGCACCAGGTGCTGAACGCGAAGTACCACGCCGAGGAAGCGGCGATTATCGCCAACGCCGGCCAGCGCGGCACGGTCACGATCGCCACCAACATGGCGGGCCGCGGCACCGATATTTTGCTCGGAGAAGGCGTTGCGGAGCTCGGCGGCCTGCACATCATCGGCACCGAGCGGCATGAAAGCCGCCGGATCGACAACCAGCTTCGCGGACGGGCGGGACGCCAGGGCGACCCCGGCTCGTCGCAGTTTTACCTGTCGATGGAAGACGAACTCATGCGCCGGTTCGGCGCCGACAACATTATGGGCATGATGGAGCGCCTCGGCTTCGACGAGGACTCCCCGATCGAAAGCAAGCTCATCACGCGCGCGATCGAGTCCGCCCAGAAGCGGGTCGAAGGCAGCAACTTCGACGCCCGCCGCATCGTCCTGCAGTACGACGACGTCATCAATCTGCAGCGCGAGAAGATTTACGGAGACCGCCGGCAAATTCTCAACTCGGACAACATCCGCGAGATCGTGTCCGGCATGATCAAGTCGGTCGTGGAGCGCGCCATCGAAAAGCATTGCCCGGACGAGGAGATTCCCGAAGACTGGGCGATGGACGAGCTCGTCTCCTACTTCCACAAGACGCTGCTGCCGGAAGACCGGCTGAACAAGGACGAGCTGTGGGGCAAGGAAAAGGACGAAATGGCCGAGGTGGTCCTCGCCAAAACCGAACAGCTTTACGACGAGCGCGAGGAGCAAATCGGCGTCGAGACGATGCGCGAATTCGAGAAGGTCGTCGTCCTGCGCGCCGTCGACAGCAAGTGGATGGACCACATCGACGCGATGGATCAGCTGCGTCAGGGCATCCACCTTCGCGCCTACGGCGGCAACGACCCGCTGCGCGAATACCAGTTCGAAGGCCACAACATGTTTCTGGCCATGGTCGAGCGGATCGAGGAAGAGATTTCGCTCTACATCATGAAGGCGACCGTCGAAAGCAACGTGAAGCGCGAGGCCGTCGCCGAAGGGCAGGCCGTCGATTCCAAGGCCGAAGAGGCGCCCAAGAAGCCGAAGGTCAAGGGAACCGCGGAGCGCGTCGGCCGCAACGACCCGTGCCCTTGCGGCAGCGGGAAAAAATACAAAATGTGCCACGGCCGCATAGAATAA
- the hpf gene encoding ribosome hibernation-promoting factor, HPF/YfiA family, with amino-acid sequence MKYNIRGQRMEVTEALKDYVEKKLSRLERYFETPPQSDVHVTLSVTKGRHAIEVTIPLTNVLLRAEEKSDDMYASIDTVVDKLERQIRKHKTKVNRRLRQTGTTRGLFREGEASGGVSTLAVEEEDRYELVRTKSFSFKPMDVEEAILQMNMVGHNFYVFSNIDTKEVNVVYRRNDGRYGLIQAEA; translated from the coding sequence ATGAAATACAATATTCGCGGTCAGCGCATGGAAGTCACCGAGGCTTTGAAGGATTACGTCGAAAAGAAGCTGAGTCGCCTGGAACGGTATTTTGAAACGCCTCCCCAATCCGATGTCCACGTTACGTTAAGCGTAACCAAAGGACGTCACGCTATCGAGGTCACGATCCCGCTCACGAACGTCCTGCTTCGGGCGGAAGAGAAGAGCGACGATATGTACGCTTCGATCGACACGGTCGTGGACAAACTCGAACGCCAGATTCGCAAGCACAAAACGAAAGTAAACCGCAGGCTGCGCCAGACCGGCACGACCCGGGGGCTTTTCCGCGAAGGAGAAGCAAGCGGAGGGGTGTCCACGCTGGCCGTCGAAGAAGAGGATCGTTACGAGCTCGTTCGCACGAAGAGCTTCAGCTTTAAGCCGATGGACGTGGAGGAAGCGATTCTCCAAATGAATATGGTCGGCCACAACTTTTATGTCTTTTCCAACATCGACACAAAGGAAGTGAATGTCGTCTACCGCCGCAACGACGGCAGGTACGGCTTGATCCAGGCGGAAGCCTGA
- a CDS encoding cold shock domain-containing protein: protein MQGKVKWFNAEKGYGFIETEQGGDVFVHFSAIQMDGYKALEEGQSVEFDIVQGARGPQAANVVKL from the coding sequence ATGCAAGGTAAAGTAAAATGGTTCAACGCGGAAAAAGGTTACGGCTTCATTGAGACGGAACAAGGCGGCGATGTATTCGTGCATTTCTCCGCTATCCAAATGGACGGCTACAAGGCCCTCGAAGAAGGCCAATCCGTCGAGTTTGACATTGTGCAAGGCGCAAGAGGCCCGCAAGCAGCTAACGTTGTTAAACTGTAA